The window CCGAACACGGCGCAGGCCACGGCGAAGCAGCGCAACATGACGTCCCACCCGAGCGCCTCGGCGAGCGATCCGCCGACGACCCTCCCCGCGAGGATGCCGACCGAGATGCCCGCAGTGACCACCCCGAGGGTCGTCGCGCGCCGGAGCGGCTCGGCGAGCCGTCCGACGAGCGTGGTCATGCCCGCGCCGACCACCGAACACGCACCGGTCACGGCGACGAGCAGCGCCAGCTGCGACGCGCTGACGACCAGGGAACTCAACATCAGACCGGATGCGAGCACCGCGAACTGGAGGCAGAGCACCAGGCGAGGTAGACATCGATCGACCAGCGGAACGATGACGGCCAGGCCGATCATGTAGCCGATCGGGCCCCACGCCAGTGCGATGCCGATGTCGGGGACCGCTGTGCCGATCGATGCGGCGACGTCGCCCACCGCGGGCTGGAGGACGTAGATCGTCGAGGTTCCCAGTGCCGCGGCCGCCGTCATGAACAGCACGACGAAGCCGCCGAGTCCGGTGACGCCCCGTCCTGCCTCCGCCGACGAGCCGTGCGTGTCCGCCTCGAATCGATCTGCACCCAGGACCGGGTCGGAGTCCTCGTCCCGTCGTTCCTCGTTCATGAGGTCCAATGTCGTCCGGGTCGGCCGACATGACGAGAGTCCGAAATGACACCAATGGTACATTTTCGGTCATGTCGCAGACGATCGCACTCGCCCTCAGCCCCGGGGTCCCGCTGTTCGAACTCGCCGGGCCGTGCGGGATCTTCGGCGTCGACCGCAGCGACCTCACCGGCACCGACTGGTATCGATTCATCGTGTGCGGCCCACCCGCGGCCGCCGTCGATCAGTGGTTCACCGCCACCACCCCGTACACCTATGACGACCTCGCGGCAGCGGACACCGTCATCGTCCCCGCGTGTCATGACGCCGCGCTCACACCCGACCCGGATCTCGTCGAGGCGATCCGGGACGCATCGTCCCGCGGCGCACGCATCGCATCGATCTGCACGGGCGCCTTCGTGCTCGCCGCCGCCGGCGTGCTGGACGGACGCACCGCCACGACGCACTGGCTCCACGCGCGAACGCTCGCCGAACGACACCCCCTCGTGACGGTCGATCCCGACCCGCTGTACATCGACCACGGCGACGTCCTGACCTCAGCCGGAAAATCCGCGGGAATCGACCTCTGCCTCCACCTCGTTCGGACCGACTACGGTGCCCGCGTGGCCAACGACGTGGCTCGACGACTCGTGAGCGCACCCCACCGCGAGGGGAACCAGCGACAGTACGTGGATCCCGTCACGCTCCCCCCGACGAGCGACGACCTCCGGGAAACCCTCGACTGGGCGATCGCCCACCTCGATCGACCCATCACCGTCGACGAGCTCGCCCGGCGGGCGCACGTCAGCGCCCGAACCCTGCACCGACAGTTCCACCGGCGCATGGGAACCAACCCGCTGGAGTGGCTGAACACCCAGCGGGTACGCCGAGCACAGCACCTTCTCGAAGTGTCCGACCACACCATCGACCGCATCGCCGAGGAAAGTGGCTTCGGGAGCGCGATCACACTCCGACGTCATATGCACAGTGCACTCGGCACGACGCCCGACACCTACCGGCGGACCTTCGGTCGACGTGACGCGCGACGCACGCAACACGCCTGAGCGGCATCGACACACGCCGCACTCGGCTCTCGCGTCACCTCCGTGGCGCGGACGATCTCACGACCGGAACGGCTACGCCGCGGCGCGGGCCTCGAAACGCTCGGTCACGAGATCGATCGCCGTCGAGCTCGCACCGCGTGCGATCGCGAGGAGACGTTCGTCGCCGGCCCGGGCGCCGACGAACGCCCGCTCGACGAGCTGATGGACGAGGACCGTCACGACGCCGACGTCGTCCGCGAGCGCGTTCCTGGCGTCGTCGTCCACCGTGAAGCGCTCGGCGACATCGTGCGCGATCTGCTCGCGCGGGCTCCGGTCGGTCCGCAGTGCCGGCCCCACGAGCTGCTGCTCGCCCTCGTGCAGGGGTGTGTCGAGGGTGTTGTCGAAGCCGATCGCCGACCAGCCCGGCTCGTCCCGATACCGCTCGATGAAACGCTCCGTCATCGTCTCGAGCGTGGCCCGGAGGCCGGCGGTCCCGTCGGACACCGACTCGAGTGCCGCGCTCACGTCGCCGTGCACGGCGGTCGCGTGCCGCAGCGCGAGTCCGCGGAGCACCGCGATGCGGTCCGGGAAATAGCGATAGAGCGTGCCGATCGCAGCCCCCGCACGCTCCGCGACGAGATTCGTCGTCAGCCGCTCGACCCCCACCTCCGCGACCACATCGGCTGTGGCGTCGAGCAGGGCATGAAGACGGGCGGTGCTCCTCGCTTGGATGGGCTCGGTGCGTAGCGACACGGGGGTCTCCTCGGTGTGATGGTGCATGGGGGGAGGAAGCAGACGCCCGAAGACGCCATGGGGAGACTCCGATCATCGGATCGGGGACAGGCACGGCGACCCCACCGTCGTCCGACGGCGAATCACCTTACAATTCATGGATCGTAGCGCGCCACGAGTACCGCAAACGCTGAAAAAGCCTGATTACACGGTTATTTATCTCGAGTCACGTAACTCGGCGCACTCTCGGCTGTTTCTTGGACCGAGCCCACGAGCGAGCGTAGGGTCGGAGCATGTGTGGACGTTTCGTCGTCGCCCGGGCCTCGAGCGAGCTCGTCGCGGAGCTCGACATCGACGAGGTCGGCGACGACCTCCCGGACCCCTCGTGGAACATTCCGCCGACGAGTCGCATCGCGATCGTCGCCGACACCCTCCCGCGCGGGAACGACGCGCCCGACGCGCAGATCACCCGTCGCCTCGAGGCCGCCTCGTGGGGACTCGTCCCTATCTGGGCGAAGGACCCCTCGGTCGGCGTCCGGGCATTCAACGCCCGCAGCGAGACCGCGGCCGACAAGCCGACCTTCCGCGCCGCCGTCGCGAAGCGTCGCGCGATCGTGCCCGCCTCGGGCTACTACGAGTGGCGGAAGCACCCCGACGGCTCGAAGCAGCCCTTCTACATCCACCCGAGCGACGGCCCGCTCCTGTTCGCCGGCCTCTACGAGTGGTGGCGCCCGCCGGGCGCCGGCCCCGACGAGCCCTGGTCGCTCAGCGCGACGATCCTCACGCGCCCATCGGCCGGCCCGCTCGCCACGATCCACGACCGCATGCCCGTCTTCGTCGACCCGGACGAGGTGACGAGCTGGCTCGACCCGCGGGTTCGCGGCGACGGGCACCTCGTCGCCGACATCGCCGACCGCGGTGCGATCGTCGCCGAGCGCCTCGAGCACGTCGCGGTCGACCCTCGCGTCGGGAACGTGCGCGTCGACGACCCGACCCTCATCGAGCCGATCGCGGAGGCCGACCCCACCTGAACCGAACGACCTCACCCGACCCCACCTGAACCGAACGACCTCACCCGACCCCCTGCACGTGTGGCGCACGACCTGCGAGGATGTCGGGGTGTCAGCGAACAGGTCCCTCCTGCGTCTCCTCGGGCGTCTCATGACGAAGTTCCCCCCGATCCGGTCCATCATCGACAACGCGGCCCGCATCGAGGACCGGGTTCGCCTCACGCGCGTCTCCACCGTGCGACGACGCGGGCACGTGACGATCGTCGAGCCCTACACGGCATACGGCTCGACCTCGTGGGTCCGCGTGCTCGCACGCGTGCAGATCGTGCCGCCACCCGGCCGACGACTGCGCGTGTTCGCGCGTCGCCGGGAGAGCGAGCGACGCGTGCGCGGCTGGCGCAGCTTCACACGAATCTCGGTTGGCCGGGTTCCCGCGACCGTCATCATCGACGGGGTCAGACACCGCGTGACGGCCGACCGCGGCGGCGTCATCGACGTGAACCTGCCCGCGAACCTCGCACCGGGCTGGCGGGAGATCTCCTTCGAGAGCTTCGACGGCCGCATCACCCAGGCACCCGCGTTCATCGTGGACGACGCGCAGCGCACGGGACTCGTCTCGGACATCGACGACACGGTCATGGTGACGGCGCTCCCCCGCCCGCTGCTCGCCGCGTGGAACACCTTCGTCCTCGACGAGCACGCCCGCACACCCACGCCGGGCATGAACGTGTTCTACGACCGACTCCTGCGCACCCTCGGCTACGAGTCGGCCCCGACGCTGTACCTCTCGACCGGTCCGTGGAACGTCGCCCCCACGCTCGCCCGGTTCCTCGGCCGCAACCTCTACCCTGCGGGGCCCCTGCTCCTCACCGACTGGGGCCCGACCCCGAACCGCTTCTTCCGCTCCGGCTTCGACCACAAGGTGGCGAACCTCGAACGGCTCGCGCGCGAATTCCCCCACATCCGCTGGGTGCTCGTCGGTGACGACGGTCAGCACGACGAGGAGATCTACGGCCGCTTCGCCACCGCGCACCCCGAGAACGTGCTCGCGATCGCGATCCGTGAACTGTCGACGAGCGAGGCCGTCCTCGCGGGCGGCCGCGTCGCCTCGTCGAAGTGGCAGGCCGACTCGGGCGTCCCGTGGGTGTACGGCCCCGACGGTGCCGCGCTCGCCGCACGACTCCACGAGGCGGGCATCCTCCAGGAGTCCGCCGAGCGCTCACGCGCCGAGACCCTCCTCACCGAGTACCGCGAGGAGGTCGCCGAGCGCGACGAGTTCATCCGCACCGACGGCCGAGCGGGCGACCTCGAGGACGACGAGACGCCCGCCCTTCGGGAGCACTGACCACACCCTCACGACACGCCGACGCGCCCGTTCCGTTCCGGGCGACACGGCGGTGCCGCCGCCCTCGACTGTCGATTCCCCGCCCCGGCGTCTACACTTCGATTCGAACATTTCTTCGAACCGCGAGGTGTCCCAGCACAGGAGGCGACGATGGAGGTCGGCGAGGCGGTCGATGTGGAGCTCTCCCCCGACGGGGCTCCCATTCGCTTCGAGTGGCGTCGGATCATGTACGGGGTCATCTCGACCCCCGAACCGTGGCTCGGACGGAGCGAGTGGTGGCGCCAGGTACCCCGCGCCCCGCGCGACGCCGACGGGCCCGGGTTCGAGCTCGAGCTGTGGCGCGTCGACGCCGTGCCGCTCGCCGCGGGCGGGCCACGCATCGACGGCACGTTCGACCTGCTGCGCGCCGCCGACGGCACGTGGACGGTCACCCGTGCCTGGAGCGATGAGCTCGACGCCCGATTGTTCGCGTAGGTGCGCCGTGCGTTCCGATTTCGTGCATCTTCACGTCGCCTCCGCCTTCTCCGCCCACCACGGCACCGCCTGGCCCGAACAGCTCGTCGAGGCCGCTGCCGTCGAGGGCGCACCGGCCGCCGCCATCACCGACCGGGACGGTCTCTACGGCGCGATCCGGCACGTCCGGGCCTGCCTCGAGGCCGGGATCGCCCCGATCGTCGGGGTCGATCTCGCGCTCGTCCCGACGCGCCGCCAGCGTGACCGCACCCGCTCCACCGATCCCGATCCGCTCCCCGAGCCACCCGAGCAGGCTCGCGTCACGGTGCTCGCCCACGGACACACCGACGGCGCGGGGTGGGCGGGTCTGTGCCGGCTCGTCTCCGCGGCCCACGCCCCGCGTCGCGGCGAGACGGCACGCTCCGCCGCGGGCAGCGCGAACCGTGCGGTCGGCGTCTCCCGGGAGCGCTTCTCACCGTTCCTCCTCGGCGAGGACGGCCCGATCGGCACCCTCCTGCTCGGCCCCGTGTCCGATGTCGGTCTCGCGGTCGCCGCGGGCGATGCCGCGGGCGCGGAACGCCTCCTCCGCCACTACGCGACGCTCCTGCCCGGCGCGCTCGCGGTCGAGATCGTCTGCCATCTCACGGAGCCCGGCCGGCCCGGCAGCCTGCGGCATGCGACCCGCATGCTCGAGCTCGCCGACGCCTGCCGCGTCCCCGCGGTCCTCACGAACCAGGTGCGCTACCTCCGCCCCGACGACGCGGTCACGGGCGATGTGCTCGACGCCGCGAGCACCCTGCAGCCGCTCGGCGGCTTCGAGGGGCAACCGAACGCGCAGGCCTGGCGCAAGCCCGTCGAACTCATGCGGACCGTCGCGGAGCTCGTCACGAGCCACTCCACACTCGGCCGCTCCGGAGCCGAGCAGCTGCTCTCCGCGACGGCACGGCTCGCGGAGCGGTGCGTCCTCGACCCCGTCACCGATCTGCACTGGCGCGAGCCGAAGGTGCCCGAGCCCGAGGTGATCGGCCTCACGGGCGATCCCGATCGAGCGCTCTGGCAGCGCTGCGAGACCGCCCTCGGCGAACGCTTCGGCCACCTCGCGGAGCGGGCGCGCGAGGACGCCTTCCGTCGCATGCGCGACGAACTCTGCACGATCCAGGACTTCGGCTTCGCCACCTACTTCCTCACCGTCGCCGACGTCACCGACCTGATCCGGAGCATGGGCATCCGCAACCAGGCCCGCGGTTCCGGCGCGGGGAGCCTCGTCAACTACCTCCTGCGGGTCTCGAACGTGAACCCGCTCGAACACGATCTGCTCTTCGAGCGATTCCTCGGGCGAGCGCGCTCGACGCTGCCCGACATCGACGTCGACGTCGAGTCGGCGCGACGTCACGAGGTCTACCGGGCGATCTTCGACCGCTACGGCTCCGAGCGCGTCACACTCCTGTCGATGCAGTCCACCTACCGCGCCCGCGGTGCCGTCCGCGACGCGGGCCTCGCGCTCGGCCTCGACGACGCACAGATCGATCTCGTCGCGAAGCAGCTGTGGCGCTTCGACGCGCGCCACTTCCGGGAGGCCCTCGGCGAGAAACCCGAGCTGCGCGAGCTCGCGGAGCTCATCGGCGACGACCGGGCACTCGACCTGCTCGTCGATCTCACGGAGCGCCTCGACCGGCTCCCCCGCCACATCTCCATGCACCCGTGCGGCGTGCTGCTCGGGAACGCCGGCCTGCTCTCCGTCACCCCCGTGCAGCCGAGCGGCATGGGACTGCCCATGAGCCAGTTCGACAAGGACGACATCGACGACGCCGGCCTCCTCAAGCTCGACGTACTCGGCGTGCGCATGCAATCGACCCTCGCGTACGCGGTCGGCGAGATCGAGCGCGTCCACGGCCCGAGCGCGGCGCTCGCGGGCGGGTTGCCCGTCGATGCCCGCTACGTCACGCCGTCCGGGCACGTCCACCTCGACGAGGTCCCCCACGACGACGAGCCGACGTTCGAGCACATCCGCTCGACGCACACGCTCGGCATGTTCCAGATCGAGTCCCCCGGGCAGCGGGAACTCATCGGCAAGATGCAGCCGGACGAGTACGAGGACCTCATCGCCGACATCTCGCTGTTCCGCCCCGGCCCGATGAAGGGCAACATGGTGGCGCCGTTCCTCGACGTCAAGCACGGTCTCGCCTCGCCCGACTACCTGCACGAGAACTTCCGCCCCTTCCTGCGGGAGACGTACGGGGTCGTGATCTACCACGAGCAGGTGCTCCGCATCCTGCACGCCTGCATGGGCATCGACCTCGCCGAGGCCGACGAGCTGCGTCGCCTCATGGAGAAGCGCGGCGAGGGCATCGAGGCGCGCTTCCGCCGCGAGACGGCCGCGAACCGCGACGAGCGGGGCCGTCGGCGCTACACCGACGCCGACATCGATCGCATCTGGAACGTCCTGAAGGGCTTCGGCTCGTTCGGGTTCTGCAAGGCACACGGTGCTGCGTTCGCCCTGCCGACGTGGCAGAGCGCCTGGCTCAAGACGCACTACCCGGCCGAGTTCTTCGCGGGCATCCTCACGCACGACCCGGGCATGTACCCGAAGCGGCTGCTGCTCGGCGACGCCCGGCGCATGGGGATCCCGATCCTCCCGCTCGACGTGAACCGCTCCACCGACGAGTACCGCGTCGAGCGCCTCCGCGACTCCGCGCCGGGGGCGGCGACGGAGCCGGGCGACCTCGGGATCCGGCTCTCGCTCGCCGATGTGCAGGGCATCACGATGGCCGAGACCGAGCGCATCCTCGCCGAACGCCCGTACACCTCGATCGGCGACTTCGCCGAGCGCGCCCGACCCTCCCGCCGACTGCTCGAACGCCTCGCCCTCGTCGGAGCCTTCGACGCGCTCGAGGCCGCACGGGTCTCGACGATCCCGCCCGAGCAGGGCGGCAGGGCGAGGCCGAGCCGCGCCGACCTCGTCGCCTACGTGCGCGAACTCTCCCGCGCCCGACGCCCACACCATCGGCACGAGGAGGAGCCCGAGCTCCCGATGCTCTTCGACGTGCACCCGGAGGTCGAGCCGCTCCTGCCCGAGCCCGATGCCCGTGCGCGGGTGCTCGACGAGCTCGACGTGCTGCAACTCGACCTGTCGGAGCACGTCATCGACAGCTACCGGCCGATGCTCGACGAGTTCGGCGTGACCCGCGCGGGCGATCTGCTGCGCATGCGGGGTGGCGCCGACGTCGTCGTCGCGGGCGTTCGCGTCGCGACACAGACCCCGCCCATGCGAACGGGCAAGCGGGTCGTGTTCATCAGCGTCGACGACGGCACGGGCTGTGCCGACGCCACGTTCTTCGAGGACGCCCAGGAGCAGTCGGGCCCGCTCCTGTTCGGGACGAAGCTGCTGATGATCAGCGGCACCGTGCGCCGCACGGGCGAGCGCGGCGTCTCGGTGCAGGCGGAGCGCGCGTGGGACCTCAAGCAGTTGTGGGCCCAGTGGAGTGCGACGAGACAGAACGGGATCGCCCCCGAGTCGCTCGGCGAGACGGCCTGATCGGCTCTCGCGCCACGGATCCGCTCACTCGGCGAGCACGCTCGCGGTGTCGCTGACGCGCGCGAAGCCGCCCGCGGCGAGGTTCACGGCGGTGGTGCGGGCGAGTTCCGCGGCGGGCACGTGCGTCCGTCCGAGGCCGGGGACGTCGGCCACGAGGTCGAACGTCGTCGTCGCATCGAGCACAACCGTCACGTCGTAGCCGAGATTGCCGCCCATGCGTGCCGTCGTCTCGACGCACATGTTCGTCTGGATCCCGCAGAGGACGAGCCGCGAGAGGCCCGCGCCACGGAGCCACACGTCGAGCGACGGCTCGCCCAGGAAGGCGGAGTTCACGTGCTTCACGACGAGCAGATCGGCCGCCGCGTCCGCCACCGCCGGAACGAGGGCGTTGCCCGGACCGGACGGGTGCAGCGGGGACGCGGGATCCCTGGAATCGTGTCGGACGACGACGACCGGGCCGCGGTCGCGGGCGGCCCAGTCCGCGAGCAGCCGGGACACGTGGTTCACCGCGTCGTTCGGCATGCCGCTCCCCCAGTACGCCGCGTCCTCGAAGCCCGTCTGGACATCGATGACCACGAGCACCGTGTCGCCGTGGGACGATTCCTCGCCGGACGTGGCCTCGTTCCGCATCGCGTCGTCGTTCCGCTTCGCTTCGTCGTTCATGCCTCCATCCCAGCGCCTCGGCGCACGCACGAACACCGGCCCGAAGTGCGGGTTCCGATAAGATCGCGCCATGTTGATCGCGATCCTCGTCCTCGACGGGATGCGGGCATTCGACGTCACGGCGACGCTCGAGGTGTTCGCCGACGACCGTCGGGACCGGGGCGTCCCGCGCGACGAGGTCGTCGCCGTCTCGCCCGAGCCCGCACCGCGGCTCGAGCACGGACTGCGCATCGACGTGGCGCCGCTCGGCGCCGCCCACGGCGCGGACCTCGTGATCGTGCCCGGCTTCGTGGACCCGCTCGCGGCGCTCGGGCCGGACCGGGACGCCTCCGTCGCCGCCGCGCTCGAGGCCCTCGTGCACCTGCACGACGCCGGTGCACGACTCGCGTCACTGTGCACGGGCGTGTTCCTGCTCGCACGCACGGGCCTCCTCGACGGACGGACCGCGACGACGCACTGGCGCTCCCTCGCGCACCTGCGCGAACGGCATCCGGCCGTCCGCGTCGATCCGGACGTCCTCTACACGCACGACCCCGAACGACGCGTGTGGACGTCCGCGGGCGTCACGGCCGGCATCGACGCGTGCCTCGCGATCCTCGCCGATGTCCACGGGGCGAGCGCCGCGGCGGCCGTCGCCAGGTCCCTCGTGCTCCCCGGCGTCCGGTCGGGCGGCCAGGCCCAGTTCGTACCGCCCCGCTACCGGCCGGACGAGCTCGGCGGCGCCGAGTTCGAGCACCTGCGCGCCATGGTGCGGGGCCGCCTGCAGGAGTCGTGGCCGCTCGAGGCGCTCGCGCGGGTGGCAGGGCTCTCGCCGCGCACGCTGCAGCGCCGATTCCGCGCCGAGACCGGCCTCACACCGGGTCGCTGGCTCATCAGGGAACGCGTCGTCGAAGCGCAGGAACTCCTCGAGCGGACGGCGCTTCCCGTCGAGCTCGTCGCCGCACGCGTCGGCTTCTCGAGCGCGGACCTTCTGCGCAAGCACTTCACCGCCACGGGAGCGGGCTCGCCGTCCGCCTACCGACGGCGTTTCGCCCGGGCCGCGACGTCCTCCCCACCGGATCGCTCCGGCTGATCGACGGCCCCTCCCGCCTCCGCTCGACGCCACGCGCCGCGCTCCGGTCGCACACGTTCGGCACCGTCGGTGCCGACGAGCCGGACCGCCCGCTCGATCTCGTCGTGCAGGAGCGCCGAGCCGAGGATGCGGAAGTGACCCGAGAGCGGGACCTCGCGATCGTCCGCCGCGCCGGGCAGCCGGGAGGGGCTCGGGATGTGCGGATCGAAGGTCGGCCAGATCGACACGATGCGCCCGTTCGTGGTGTCGCTCCAGCCGAGCGAGCGGATGATCCGGCTCGACGGCGAGAACTCCCGGATCGATGCGGCCGTGAAGAGCCTCGCGTACTCGGACCCGCTGAACGGCGTCGCGACGGCGACGAGACCGCGGACCCGAGCCGCCCCGCGCGGGTCGAGGAGCACCGACTTGCCGATGAGCCCGCCCTTGCTGTGTGCGACGATCACGACGTCCCGGAGCCCGAGCCGTTCGAGCGCCTCGACGACGATGCGCCCCTGCGCGGCGATGTCCTGCATGTTGAAGCCGAGTTCGGGGACGACGTGGACGGCATGGCCGAGTCGATGCAACCGGTCGCCGATCCCGCGGAGCATCGGCCAGCGCTCCAGCACACCCGGCAGCAGGACGACGGGCGGCAGCGCCGGGTCGCCCCGCTCCCAGCGTCGGAGCCTCCCACGATCGGGTGCGAAGCTGCGCAGGTGCCAGCCGACCGCGAAGCCGTAGTCGCGCGCGATGTCCTGCAGACGCCCGTGGAGGCGTCGGAGCAGTGGTTCGTCCGGCGCCTCGTACCGCTCGGGCAGATCGAGCGCCTGCGCGAGCTCGTACGCGACGCGCGTGTGGGTCTCGCGCCGCCCGAGCAGCCCGAAGTGTCCGACGCGATCGACGTCGTCGTTGCGTGCGCTCGCGAGACGATTGCTGCGGCCCAGCACCTGGTCGAGGGTCGAACCGAGATTGAGGATCCGATCGTCCGCCGCGTCGTGCCGCGCGAGCACGATCGTCTGCCTGCTCGAGGGGCGCATGTCGATCACCTCGACGTCGCTCACGAGGTTGCTGAGCTGGAAGCCGCGGAACGGTGCCGCGAGCGAGACGAGGCCGAGCACCCGGTCCTCGGGCTTCGCGAGCAGCAGCACCCCCTTGCCGACGAGACCCCCCTTGCTGTGCGCGATGAGGACGACGTCGCCGAGATCGTTCGCGCGGAGGTCGTCGAGCACGCGACGGGCGAGCGTCTCGGCGGACTCCCGATTGCGGTGCAGCGTGGGAACGACGTGCACGGGATACCCGATCGCGTTGA is drawn from Pseudoclavibacter chungangensis and contains these coding sequences:
- a CDS encoding DNA polymerase III subunit alpha, which gives rise to MHLHVASAFSAHHGTAWPEQLVEAAAVEGAPAAAITDRDGLYGAIRHVRACLEAGIAPIVGVDLALVPTRRQRDRTRSTDPDPLPEPPEQARVTVLAHGHTDGAGWAGLCRLVSAAHAPRRGETARSAAGSANRAVGVSRERFSPFLLGEDGPIGTLLLGPVSDVGLAVAAGDAAGAERLLRHYATLLPGALAVEIVCHLTEPGRPGSLRHATRMLELADACRVPAVLTNQVRYLRPDDAVTGDVLDAASTLQPLGGFEGQPNAQAWRKPVELMRTVAELVTSHSTLGRSGAEQLLSATARLAERCVLDPVTDLHWREPKVPEPEVIGLTGDPDRALWQRCETALGERFGHLAERAREDAFRRMRDELCTIQDFGFATYFLTVADVTDLIRSMGIRNQARGSGAGSLVNYLLRVSNVNPLEHDLLFERFLGRARSTLPDIDVDVESARRHEVYRAIFDRYGSERVTLLSMQSTYRARGAVRDAGLALGLDDAQIDLVAKQLWRFDARHFREALGEKPELRELAELIGDDRALDLLVDLTERLDRLPRHISMHPCGVLLGNAGLLSVTPVQPSGMGLPMSQFDKDDIDDAGLLKLDVLGVRMQSTLAYAVGEIERVHGPSAALAGGLPVDARYVTPSGHVHLDEVPHDDEPTFEHIRSTHTLGMFQIESPGQRELIGKMQPDEYEDLIADISLFRPGPMKGNMVAPFLDVKHGLASPDYLHENFRPFLRETYGVVIYHEQVLRILHACMGIDLAEADELRRLMEKRGEGIEARFRRETAANRDERGRRRYTDADIDRIWNVLKGFGSFGFCKAHGAAFALPTWQSAWLKTHYPAEFFAGILTHDPGMYPKRLLLGDARRMGIPILPLDVNRSTDEYRVERLRDSAPGAATEPGDLGIRLSLADVQGITMAETERILAERPYTSIGDFAERARPSRRLLERLALVGAFDALEAARVSTIPPEQGGRARPSRADLVAYVRELSRARRPHHRHEEEPELPMLFDVHPEVEPLLPEPDARARVLDELDVLQLDLSEHVIDSYRPMLDEFGVTRAGDLLRMRGGADVVVAGVRVATQTPPMRTGKRVVFISVDDGTGCADATFFEDAQEQSGPLLFGTKLLMISGTVRRTGERGVSVQAERAWDLKQLWAQWSATRQNGIAPESLGETA
- a CDS encoding isochorismatase family protein, which produces MNDEAKRNDDAMRNEATSGEESSHGDTVLVVIDVQTGFEDAAYWGSGMPNDAVNHVSRLLADWAARDRGPVVVVRHDSRDPASPLHPSGPGNALVPAVADAAADLLVVKHVNSAFLGEPSLDVWLRGAGLSRLVLCGIQTNMCVETTARMGGNLGYDVTVVLDATTTFDLVADVPGLGRTHVPAAELARTTAVNLAAGGFARVSDTASVLAE
- a CDS encoding TetR/AcrR family transcriptional regulator, with amino-acid sequence MSLRTEPIQARSTARLHALLDATADVVAEVGVERLTTNLVAERAGAAIGTLYRYFPDRIAVLRGLALRHATAVHGDVSAALESVSDGTAGLRATLETMTERFIERYRDEPGWSAIGFDNTLDTPLHEGEQQLVGPALRTDRSPREQIAHDVAERFTVDDDARNALADDVGVVTVLVHQLVERAFVGARAGDERLLAIARGASSTAIDLVTERFEARAAA
- a CDS encoding SOS response-associated peptidase produces the protein MCGRFVVARASSELVAELDIDEVGDDLPDPSWNIPPTSRIAIVADTLPRGNDAPDAQITRRLEAASWGLVPIWAKDPSVGVRAFNARSETAADKPTFRAAVAKRRAIVPASGYYEWRKHPDGSKQPFYIHPSDGPLLFAGLYEWWRPPGAGPDEPWSLSATILTRPSAGPLATIHDRMPVFVDPDEVTSWLDPRVRGDGHLVADIADRGAIVAERLEHVAVDPRVGNVRVDDPTLIEPIAEADPT
- a CDS encoding alpha/beta hydrolase translates to MPPSERAFPDFRPGQWPLVIAAVGLGIVNDFMLSAYRHVRSTLAPPDAPRLRRGAPGYPTIVPLGGLWERWDFLHPILRHLNAIGYPVHVVPTLHRNRESAETLARRVLDDLRANDLGDVVLIAHSKGGLVGKGVLLLAKPEDRVLGLVSLAAPFRGFQLSNLVSDVEVIDMRPSSRQTIVLARHDAADDRILNLGSTLDQVLGRSNRLASARNDDVDRVGHFGLLGRRETHTRVAYELAQALDLPERYEAPDEPLLRRLHGRLQDIARDYGFAVGWHLRSFAPDRGRLRRWERGDPALPPVVLLPGVLERWPMLRGIGDRLHRLGHAVHVVPELGFNMQDIAAQGRIVVEALERLGLRDVVIVAHSKGGLIGKSVLLDPRGAARVRGLVAVATPFSGSEYARLFTAASIREFSPSSRIIRSLGWSDTTNGRIVSIWPTFDPHIPSPSRLPGAADDREVPLSGHFRILGSALLHDEIERAVRLVGTDGAERVRPERGAWRRAEAGGAVDQPERSGGEDVAARAKRRR
- a CDS encoding DUF6504 family protein encodes the protein MEVGEAVDVELSPDGAPIRFEWRRIMYGVISTPEPWLGRSEWWRQVPRAPRDADGPGFELELWRVDAVPLAAGGPRIDGTFDLLRAADGTWTVTRAWSDELDARLFA
- a CDS encoding App1 family protein; the protein is MSANRSLLRLLGRLMTKFPPIRSIIDNAARIEDRVRLTRVSTVRRRGHVTIVEPYTAYGSTSWVRVLARVQIVPPPGRRLRVFARRRESERRVRGWRSFTRISVGRVPATVIIDGVRHRVTADRGGVIDVNLPANLAPGWREISFESFDGRITQAPAFIVDDAQRTGLVSDIDDTVMVTALPRPLLAAWNTFVLDEHARTPTPGMNVFYDRLLRTLGYESAPTLYLSTGPWNVAPTLARFLGRNLYPAGPLLLTDWGPTPNRFFRSGFDHKVANLERLAREFPHIRWVLVGDDGQHDEEIYGRFATAHPENVLAIAIRELSTSEAVLAGGRVASSKWQADSGVPWVYGPDGAALAARLHEAGILQESAERSRAETLLTEYREEVAERDEFIRTDGRAGDLEDDETPALREH
- a CDS encoding GlxA family transcriptional regulator produces the protein MSQTIALALSPGVPLFELAGPCGIFGVDRSDLTGTDWYRFIVCGPPAAAVDQWFTATTPYTYDDLAAADTVIVPACHDAALTPDPDLVEAIRDASSRGARIASICTGAFVLAAAGVLDGRTATTHWLHARTLAERHPLVTVDPDPLYIDHGDVLTSAGKSAGIDLCLHLVRTDYGARVANDVARRLVSAPHREGNQRQYVDPVTLPPTSDDLRETLDWAIAHLDRPITVDELARRAHVSARTLHRQFHRRMGTNPLEWLNTQRVRRAQHLLEVSDHTIDRIAEESGFGSAITLRRHMHSALGTTPDTYRRTFGRRDARRTQHA
- a CDS encoding GlxA family transcriptional regulator — its product is MLIAILVLDGMRAFDVTATLEVFADDRRDRGVPRDEVVAVSPEPAPRLEHGLRIDVAPLGAAHGADLVIVPGFVDPLAALGPDRDASVAAALEALVHLHDAGARLASLCTGVFLLARTGLLDGRTATTHWRSLAHLRERHPAVRVDPDVLYTHDPERRVWTSAGVTAGIDACLAILADVHGASAAAAVARSLVLPGVRSGGQAQFVPPRYRPDELGGAEFEHLRAMVRGRLQESWPLEALARVAGLSPRTLQRRFRAETGLTPGRWLIRERVVEAQELLERTALPVELVAARVGFSSADLLRKHFTATGAGSPSAYRRRFARAATSSPPDRSG